DNA from Acetomicrobium sp. S15 = DSM 107314:
CTTCGCCGCAACGAGTACACCGGCTGGCCAGAGGGACCTCCTCAATTTCGAGCGACGCCCCTTCGACAGGGGTCCCTTTCGAAGCCGCCTCAAAGCAAAAGACCATGACCTCGGGCACGACCTGCCGCAGCTTCCCCACCTTGAGCGTTACGCGGCTGACCTTACTCCACCCTTGACGGCGCTGCATCTCGAGCAGCGTGTCCATCAGGGCCTCTACAAGCGACATCTCGTGCATCTTCCATCCCACCATTAAGGGGGCCTTTTGGCCCCCTCTCTTCAGCGTTTAGTCAAACTCAAGTGATTCATACCGTCATTGGGGCTCGATGAGGCCATAACCCCCCTCTTTCCTTCTGTAGATTACGTTGACGTTCCCCGAATCCGCATCCTCGAAGAGAAAGAAATCGTGCCCTAACAGCTCCATCTGCATTGCAGCCTCTTGAGGGGTCATAGGCTGAAGGGAGATCCTCTTGACGCGCACGATCCCTTCTGGCTTTTCTTCCTCGCTCGCCGTCACCGGTTTGAGATCCTTGAGCGCGCCGACGACATCGTGAGTTTTAAAGTGCGCTCTATCCTTGATGTATGATTTGTGTTTCTTGATGCGGCGTTCTATTATCTTTATTGCGCCTTCAAAAGCAGTCCTGAGATCGGGGGCATATTCCTCACCGCGCAAGATTGCGCCGTTGGCGTCGAGGGTTATCTCAACTACGTGCATGCCGCGAGTATATGTGACTCTCACCTGAGCGTCGAGGATCCGATCGTAGAACTTTTCAAGCTTGAGCAGCTTCTCTCTCATCTGTTTCTCTATAGCTTCTGGCACTTCTACGTTGCGCGCTACGAATCTGATATCCACGCCTCATCCCCCCATTCCGTCATAATTCGATTTAACAATTTTAGCCCATAAGGCCAGATCTTTCAATGCGACCACAATAAGAGCATAATTCAGCGCTACTGCATTGGAAGCAATACGGGAACTTGTCAAGCTTTATCCGTAATTTCAGCAGTCTCGTCGTTAGTCTTTGGCCTCCCTTATGCCACATACGAGGGAATACCGATGGCTTCGCGTTATACCTTACCTGCTTACTTATCCAGGTAAGCCAAGCCTCTCTCGATCAGTTCGGCCGCCCAAGTTCCATAGTCTAATTTTTTGACCTGCCCTCACGATATGATAAGCTATAATAGATTTATCTATTAAAAAATCTTAGCCCCAAGAGGTGAGTTCAGAGATGAAATTTAACTTTTCTGCGAGGGCCAAGCGCATGCAGCCCTCAGCGACGCTCGAAGTCTCGGCAAAGGCGAAAGCGCTCGCGCGAGAGGGCAAGCCGATCATCTCATTTGGATCCGGAGAGCCCGACTTCGCCTCTCCCCCTTCGGCCATGACGAGCGCCAAAGAGGCCATAGACAGGGGAGAAACCCACTACACTCCGGCCACTGGCATTCCGGAGCTGAAGGAAGCCGTGGCCGATTACTACGCCAGGCGTTTCGGCCTCAACTACTCGCCCCAACAGGTGCTCATCGGCGCAGGGGCGAAGCCCCTCATCTACGAAGCTCTGGGCTGCCTCGTGGATCCCGGCGACGAGGTCTTGGTATTTGCCCCGGCATGGGTCAGCTACGTGGAGCAGATAAGGCTGTGCGACGGAAAGGAAGTGGTGGTGGACACAAGCCACTCCGGCTTTCTTCCCGACCCCAAAGAGATCCGCGCCGCAATAAGCGACCGCACTGTAGGGATGATGATAAACACTCCCAATAACCCGACAGGAGCCGTTTACAGCGTAGATCTGCTTAAGGAAATCGCAAAGATAGCAACGGACAGGGGGCTCTGGATCATATACGACGAAATCTACGAGCGGCTGACGTATGACGGAACCGGCCACTCCAACATAGCGCAGGTCGCTCCCGAAACGCTGGACAGGACGATAATAATAAACGGCGTCAGCAAGGCTTATGCGATGACCGGGTGGCGCATAGGATATGCCCTTGGGCCCAAAGACGTCATCGCTAAGATGGGGGAGTTCCAGGGGCACCTCACCTCCAATCCCACGTCTATCGCCCAATGGGCAGCGCTCGGCGCCATTAAAGGCGCCGAAGAGGACGTGAAAAAGATGGTTTCAGCCTTCGCCTCGCGGCGGAAGAGGATGCTCGAGATGCTAAACTCCATGCCGCACATAAAGGTGACCGAGCCGAAAGGGGCCTTCTACGTATTTGTGGATATAAAAGAATGCCTCGGCAAGCGGAAAGACGGCAAAGAGATGTCGGACGACGTCGCCTTCTGTCAGGTTCTGTTGGGAGACGAATACCTCGCACTGGTCCCCGGGAGCGCATTTTTGGCCCCAGGTTACGTCCGTCTATCCTATGCGAACTCGATGGAGGAAATCGAAGAGGGAATGAAGCGGCTCAATCGCTTCCTCAATTCTATTCGCTAAAGTCACCTCACGGTAAAACTTGGGTGCCAGCCTGGCCGTAAAGCGCCTCAAGGGCATTGTCCAGGCTGGCTATTATCGCGCGCTCGCCACCGTCTTTCACGAAGCGCAGCGCAGCCTCGACCTTCGGGCCCATGCTCCCGGCCCTGAAGTGCCCTTCGATCTTATACCGCTCGAGCTCATCGACGGTTACGGAGCCCAACCACTTCTCCTGCGGGGTACGAAAATTGATCGCCACCTTCGGCACGTCGGTCAGGATCAGGAGGATATGGGCGCAGACCTCTTGGGCCAGTTTCTCTCCAGCCAGGTCTTTATCGATTACAGCCTCGACTCCTCTATATTCTCCGCTCTCCAACTTCACCACGGGAATACCTCCGCCTCCAGAGGCTATGACTATAAAGCCTGCGTCTGCCAGGTTTCGTATGGCCACCGATTCCACTATACGAACCGGATCGGGTGATGGCACCACGCGTCTCCACCCTCTG
Protein-coding regions in this window:
- the hypA gene encoding hydrogenase maturation nickel metallochaperone HypA, producing the protein MVGWKMHEMSLVEALMDTLLEMQRRQGWSKVSRVTLKVGKLRQVVPEVMVFCFEAASKGTPVEGASLEIEEVPLASRCTRCGEEWSDSESLGLCPFCGSADVELIQGMELLLESVEVELDGAEIGRN
- the hpf gene encoding ribosome hibernation-promoting factor, HPF/YfiA family — its product is MDIRFVARNVEVPEAIEKQMREKLLKLEKFYDRILDAQVRVTYTRGMHVVEITLDANGAILRGEEYAPDLRTAFEGAIKIIERRIKKHKSYIKDRAHFKTHDVVGALKDLKPVTASEEEKPEGIVRVKRISLQPMTPQEAAMQMELLGHDFFLFEDADSGNVNVIYRRKEGGYGLIEPQ
- a CDS encoding pyridoxal phosphate-dependent aminotransferase; the protein is MKFNFSARAKRMQPSATLEVSAKAKALAREGKPIISFGSGEPDFASPPSAMTSAKEAIDRGETHYTPATGIPELKEAVADYYARRFGLNYSPQQVLIGAGAKPLIYEALGCLVDPGDEVLVFAPAWVSYVEQIRLCDGKEVVVDTSHSGFLPDPKEIRAAISDRTVGMMINTPNNPTGAVYSVDLLKEIAKIATDRGLWIIYDEIYERLTYDGTGHSNIAQVAPETLDRTIIINGVSKAYAMTGWRIGYALGPKDVIAKMGEFQGHLTSNPTSIAQWAALGAIKGAEEDVKKMVSAFASRRKRMLEMLNSMPHIKVTEPKGAFYVFVDIKECLGKRKDGKEMSDDVAFCQVLLGDEYLALVPGSAFLAPGYVRLSYANSMEEIEEGMKRLNRFLNSIR
- the arcC gene encoding carbamate kinase; the encoded protein is MRKRVLVALGGNAILQKGQRGTAEEQLSNVRHTAVQVASMIEAGYDVVVTHGNGPQVGAIVIQNELGSSQVPAMPLDVCGAQSQGMIGYFLCQSLINSLTHAGLGDRLPVCVVTQVEVDPNDPAFLNPTKPIGPFYTEGEARRRMAESGEKWIEDSGRGWRRVVPSPDPVRIVESVAIRNLADAGFIVIASGGGGIPVVKLESGEYRGVEAVIDKDLAGEKLAQEVCAHILLILTDVPKVAINFRTPQEKWLGSVTVDELERYKIEGHFRAGSMGPKVEAALRFVKDGGERAIIASLDNALEALYGQAGTQVLP